From Sediminitomix flava, the proteins below share one genomic window:
- a CDS encoding TonB-dependent receptor has translation MKQKFFILLSLLLFKLTTNFAQGEKFTISGFVKEKSSGERLPGVSIYLLGTSTGVSTNAYGFYSITLPKGEYDITYSFVGYGSQTIKINLSENVDKNMTLVPSYIELQEIEVNAQKINKVSDEVQMSVINIPTSQIQEIPVFLGEKDIIKVIQLMPGVQSGREGSAGLFVRGGSDDQNLLILDDANVYNAQHLFGFFSVFNGDAIKSVDLYKGGFPARFGGRLSSVLDMQMKDGHQEEFHGKIGLGLISSNLTLEGPIQKGKSSFLLSGRRTYFDVVSRPLMTDEFNSGYYFYDINAKVNFELGKKDRIFLSGFSGRDNYYLNETVDQNQHNENLYWGNLTGTLRWNHIFSNKLFSNLALITSNYNFNVNSKDKNEDDEVKTYNLNYKSLIDDYTIKFNLDYLPNPKHAIKLGVTSTFYKFAPAAFVYASSLDDNIPVNTTQNTYTQESAIYIEDDFKLSKKLHFNLGIRYSLFRHDDTYYDYFEPRLSSSLKLNKSTALKASFATMNQYVHKLSNTGVGLPTDLWVTSTKNVIPQTSNQIALGFAKDLPNDINFTLEGYYKWSENVIQYKEGANFLMVDFEDVTDLKVIDWQNNITRGDAKSYGFEVLLQKKYGRFSGWAAYTLAWAKLKFDELNNGKEFWASWDRRHDLSLVGIYKLRQNITLSGVWVFGSGTPYTIPTDVHSSYRTDFIPNKTSIGKDFNVEEVFIFPGGDNYYYDERNNFRSLAFHRLDFSIQFHKAKRRNRKRTWEVSLFNVYGRQNPFYYRLNSEVIYNPQNRSQSTSRNIVQVSLFRWIPSFSYKLEF, from the coding sequence ATGAAACAAAAGTTTTTTATTCTATTATCATTACTACTTTTTAAACTCACAACAAACTTTGCTCAAGGAGAAAAATTCACAATCAGTGGTTTTGTAAAAGAAAAAAGTAGTGGAGAAAGATTGCCTGGTGTGTCAATTTATTTATTGGGTACTTCTACAGGAGTAAGCACAAACGCTTATGGTTTTTATTCTATCACTCTCCCAAAAGGAGAATACGACATCACATATTCATTTGTAGGATATGGCAGCCAAACTATTAAGATAAATCTATCTGAGAATGTAGATAAAAATATGACTTTGGTTCCTTCTTACATTGAATTACAAGAGATTGAAGTTAATGCTCAAAAAATAAATAAGGTTAGTGATGAGGTTCAAATGAGTGTTATAAACATTCCGACAAGCCAAATACAAGAAATACCCGTTTTCCTTGGTGAAAAAGACATTATAAAAGTCATTCAACTCATGCCTGGCGTTCAGTCAGGAAGAGAAGGAAGTGCTGGATTATTTGTGAGAGGAGGAAGTGACGATCAGAATCTTTTAATTCTTGATGATGCCAATGTCTATAATGCGCAACACTTATTTGGTTTCTTTTCTGTTTTCAATGGCGATGCTATTAAAAGTGTTGACCTGTATAAAGGTGGTTTCCCTGCCCGTTTCGGAGGTAGATTATCTTCTGTTTTAGATATGCAAATGAAAGATGGACATCAAGAGGAATTTCATGGTAAAATAGGCTTAGGACTTATCTCCTCTAATCTGACCCTTGAAGGCCCTATACAAAAAGGGAAATCTTCATTTCTTCTTTCTGGACGGAGAACATATTTTGATGTGGTTTCTCGCCCTCTAATGACAGACGAATTCAATTCAGGATATTATTTCTATGACATAAATGCTAAAGTAAATTTTGAACTTGGCAAGAAAGACCGAATATTTTTAAGTGGATTTTCTGGAAGAGATAATTACTATTTGAATGAAACTGTAGATCAGAACCAGCACAATGAAAATTTGTATTGGGGAAACTTAACAGGTACATTGAGGTGGAATCACATTTTTAGTAACAAACTATTTTCAAACTTAGCGCTAATTACCAGCAATTATAATTTCAATGTAAACTCAAAAGATAAAAATGAGGATGACGAGGTTAAAACTTATAATCTCAATTACAAATCTCTAATAGATGACTACACCATAAAGTTTAACTTAGATTATTTACCAAATCCAAAACACGCTATAAAACTCGGTGTAACTTCTACTTTTTATAAATTTGCACCTGCGGCATTTGTCTATGCATCTTCTTTAGACGATAATATACCTGTAAATACGACTCAGAATACATATACTCAAGAAAGTGCCATATACATAGAAGATGACTTCAAATTGAGTAAAAAATTACATTTCAACTTAGGAATTAGGTATAGTTTATTCAGACATGATGATACCTATTACGATTATTTTGAACCGAGGCTTTCATCATCTTTAAAGCTAAATAAATCAACAGCCTTAAAAGCTTCATTTGCTACAATGAATCAGTATGTACATAAACTAAGTAATACGGGTGTTGGCCTCCCTACTGACCTTTGGGTGACTTCTACTAAAAATGTAATCCCACAAACCTCAAATCAAATAGCCTTAGGCTTTGCTAAAGATTTACCTAATGATATAAATTTCACTTTAGAAGGCTATTACAAATGGTCAGAAAATGTTATTCAGTATAAGGAAGGTGCTAACTTTTTGATGGTTGACTTTGAAGATGTAACTGATCTTAAAGTAATTGATTGGCAAAATAATATTACAAGAGGTGATGCAAAATCTTATGGATTTGAAGTCTTACTGCAAAAAAAATATGGGCGTTTCTCTGGCTGGGCAGCTTATACTTTAGCTTGGGCTAAACTTAAATTTGATGAACTAAATAATGGTAAAGAATTTTGGGCTAGTTGGGATAGAAGACATGATCTTTCACTTGTCGGAATTTATAAACTACGCCAAAATATTACACTATCGGGTGTTTGGGTATTTGGCTCAGGTACACCTTATACCATACCCACCGATGTTCATAGTTCATATCGCACTGATTTTATACCTAATAAAACGTCTATTGGAAAAGACTTCAATGTTGAGGAAGTTTTTATCTTTCCCGGTGGGGATAATTACTATTATGATGAAAGAAATAATTTCAGGTCATTAGCTTTTCATCGTTTGGACTTCTCAATTCAGTTTCATAAAGCTAAAAGAAGAAATAGGAAAAGAACTTGGGAAGTTTCTCTATTTAATGTCTATGGACGACAAAATCCGTTTTATTATAGACTTAATTCTGAGGTAATCTATAACCCTCAAAATCGTAGTCAATCAACTTCTAGAAATATCGTACAAGTCAGTCTATTTAGATGGATCCCCTCTTTCAGCTATAAACTTGAATTTTAA
- a CDS encoding efflux RND transporter periplasmic adaptor subunit, with product MDKVISQEIQHKEKRKRYIKLGIGVVAIIGIGITTLDFLTKSVSRKDILIGVVERGEVSLEISARGRVEPVYQKALTAPFSTVLESVVKTIGDKVDKESQILILDREAELSKLKQMEDEAEVKRSQLKKEELRLNKELFDLETDASVTALEINNLKANLSSEKKLLEVGGTTEESVQKAETALQVAELNNKKLQNDLAYKKLSIQEELKLLKINLQIELENIEEQKRKLVKAEVKAGIDGAITFVNDNVGSSVQTGEVLARVANLDAFRIKGMVAESYSHQVAVGMEARIETSSEAFTGQVTSMAPSSDKGMVTFYLSIDADSTTLSKLRPDMIADVSLKLESNKGTLRVRNRGAFLGKSTEEIFVIRGGSAEKIDVKTGFRNTDWIEIQSGLYEGDSIIISNTAKFINSPVVNLKSE from the coding sequence ATGGATAAAGTTATTTCACAGGAAATTCAGCATAAGGAAAAAAGAAAAAGATATATAAAACTTGGGATTGGTGTAGTGGCTATCATAGGAATAGGAATTACAACCCTTGATTTTTTAACCAAGTCTGTGTCTCGAAAAGATATTTTGATTGGGGTAGTTGAACGAGGAGAAGTGTCACTTGAAATATCTGCACGAGGAAGAGTTGAACCTGTTTATCAGAAAGCATTGACAGCACCTTTTTCAACCGTTTTAGAGTCAGTAGTAAAAACAATAGGAGATAAAGTAGATAAGGAAAGTCAAATACTTATTCTGGATAGAGAGGCTGAGTTGAGTAAACTCAAGCAGATGGAAGATGAGGCTGAAGTAAAAAGGAGTCAATTAAAAAAAGAAGAACTCAGACTGAATAAAGAATTATTTGATTTGGAAACGGATGCATCAGTTACAGCACTCGAAATCAATAATCTGAAAGCGAATTTGAGCAGTGAGAAAAAGTTATTGGAGGTTGGTGGAACAACAGAAGAATCTGTCCAAAAAGCGGAAACAGCTTTGCAGGTCGCAGAATTGAATAATAAGAAACTACAGAATGATTTAGCCTATAAAAAGCTATCTATTCAAGAAGAGCTGAAACTTCTTAAAATCAATCTTCAGATAGAGCTTGAAAATATAGAAGAACAAAAACGAAAGTTAGTGAAAGCGGAAGTAAAAGCAGGGATAGATGGCGCAATTACTTTTGTGAATGACAATGTAGGTTCTTCAGTTCAAACGGGAGAAGTATTAGCAAGAGTTGCAAATTTGGATGCTTTCAGAATCAAAGGAATGGTAGCCGAAAGTTACAGTCATCAGGTAGCAGTTGGTATGGAAGCTCGGATAGAAACAAGTAGTGAAGCTTTTACAGGTCAGGTAACAAGTATGGCACCTTCATCGGATAAAGGAATGGTTACTTTTTACCTTTCTATTGATGCTGATAGTACAACATTAAGTAAGCTCAGACCGGATATGATTGCGGATGTTTCTTTAAAGCTCGAAAGTAATAAAGGGACTTTGAGAGTGAGAAATAGAGGTGCTTTCTTAGGGAAATCAACGGAAGAGATTTTTGTGATACGAGGGGGAAGTGCTGAAAAGATTGATGTAAAAACAGGCTTTAGAAATACAGATTGGATAGAAATACAATCGGGTTTGTATGAAGGAGATTCTATCATTATTTCGAATACAGCTAAGTTTATCAACTCGCCTGTAGTCAACCTTAAAAGTGAATAA
- a CDS encoding TolC family protein, with protein MRYLYTIYFCFLGFSVFGQNVLSLKEAIEIAQSNSLQGKEFTATQEAAEWEFKSFRASFLPQLSLEASPASYSNTFNPITQPDGGVEYQSIEQNNGSIQLNLSQEIVSTGGQLYVGSQLVRFDDFLQSQHQYNAQPFFIGYSQPILKYNELKWQRKLQPLQLEEAQKGYSEDMEWLGLQTTNLFFVALKAQIQSKIAQNNLSDNQKILKITEEKLALGRASKNDLLQVKLNVLNAGKQFSDAELNNMMALRALCDFLNLDPEDRSLSLQLPQILDLKEVSADLAWKKAQTNRKDFVTYHKKMIEAESEVARVKRNNRFQADLNVAIGFNNQANSLDQTYSNTVQSQQVNLSLSMPIVDWGKGKGVIKAAQLKRKRIEANVERDKMTFERDVINTVQQLSNASIQVDRNMEAQEIASEKYEIALSKFSLGELSMRELVWNTSEKDAAQNEYILALESYWLSFYQLRTLTLFDFETQQDIHY; from the coding sequence ATGAGGTATTTATATACGATATATTTCTGCTTTCTTGGCTTTTCAGTTTTTGGTCAGAACGTACTTAGTTTAAAAGAAGCAATTGAAATTGCACAATCTAATTCGTTGCAAGGAAAAGAATTTACGGCTACGCAAGAAGCTGCTGAATGGGAGTTTAAATCTTTTAGAGCTTCATTCTTACCTCAGCTTTCCCTTGAGGCTAGCCCTGCTTCTTATTCAAATACTTTTAATCCAATTACTCAGCCCGATGGCGGTGTAGAATATCAATCCATCGAGCAAAACAACGGAAGTATTCAACTAAATCTTTCACAAGAAATCGTAAGTACAGGTGGACAACTTTATGTTGGGAGTCAACTCGTGCGATTTGACGATTTCTTACAGAGTCAGCATCAATATAATGCTCAGCCATTTTTCATTGGATATTCACAACCAATTCTTAAGTACAATGAATTGAAGTGGCAGAGAAAACTTCAACCTTTACAATTAGAAGAAGCTCAGAAGGGGTACTCAGAAGATATGGAGTGGTTGGGCTTACAGACAACCAATTTATTTTTTGTGGCTTTGAAAGCACAAATTCAATCAAAAATTGCTCAGAATAATTTATCCGATAACCAAAAAATTCTCAAAATAACAGAAGAGAAGTTGGCATTGGGTAGAGCAAGCAAAAATGATCTTTTACAAGTCAAACTCAACGTGCTGAATGCTGGGAAGCAATTTTCGGATGCAGAACTAAATAATATGATGGCATTGAGAGCCTTGTGTGATTTTTTAAACCTTGACCCTGAAGATAGAAGTTTAAGTCTCCAATTGCCTCAAATATTGGACTTGAAAGAAGTAAGTGCGGATTTAGCTTGGAAGAAAGCACAAACAAATCGAAAAGATTTTGTGACTTATCACAAGAAAATGATAGAGGCAGAAAGTGAAGTAGCGAGAGTAAAACGCAATAATCGCTTTCAAGCAGATTTGAATGTTGCTATCGGATTTAACAATCAAGCTAATTCTTTAGATCAGACCTATTCCAATACAGTTCAATCACAACAAGTAAATCTCAGTTTGAGTATGCCGATTGTAGACTGGGGCAAAGGAAAAGGAGTAATCAAAGCAGCTCAACTCAAACGAAAAAGAATAGAGGCAAATGTAGAGCGAGATAAAATGACTTTTGAAAGGGATGTCATCAATACGGTACAACAGCTTTCCAATGCGAGTATTCAGGTAGATCGGAATATGGAGGCTCAAGAAATAGCTTCAGAAAAATACGAAATCGCTTTGAGCAAATTCAGTCTCGGAGAATTATCAATGCGAGAATTGGTTTGGAATACTTCAGAAAAAGATGCCGCTCAAAATGAATATATACTTGCCTTAGAATCTTATTGGTTAAGCTTTTATCAGTTAAGAACACTTACCCTCTTCGATTTTGAAACTCAACAAGACATACACTACTAA
- a CDS encoding ABC transporter ATP-binding protein, with the protein MIQIQNISKVFKTKTIETWALDDISLEVNKGEFISIMGPSGCGKSTLLSIMGLLDRSTSGSVQIEGIDPTNYSDKKLAHFRNEHLGFVFQSFHLINDLNVKENVAMPLMYRKVGSKETKQRVEEALERVGLSHRMSHLPSQLSGGQRQRVAIARAIVGRPSIIFADEPTGNLDSVMGEEVMKLLMELNKEGATIVMVTHDEQQAKMTDRIIRIFDGKQVSVQASNLAY; encoded by the coding sequence ATGATTCAGATTCAAAACATTAGTAAAGTTTTTAAAACTAAAACCATCGAAACTTGGGCCTTAGATGATATTTCTTTAGAAGTCAATAAAGGAGAATTTATTTCCATAATGGGGCCTTCAGGTTGTGGGAAAAGTACCTTGCTCAGTATTATGGGACTTTTAGATCGCTCTACTTCGGGTTCAGTTCAGATTGAAGGGATTGATCCAACGAATTATTCTGACAAGAAACTAGCGCATTTTAGAAACGAGCATTTAGGTTTTGTATTTCAGAGTTTTCACTTAATCAATGATCTGAATGTAAAAGAGAATGTTGCGATGCCACTGATGTATCGTAAAGTTGGAAGTAAAGAAACCAAACAACGAGTAGAAGAGGCTTTAGAAAGAGTTGGGCTTTCACACCGAATGAGTCATTTACCATCGCAACTATCGGGAGGGCAAAGACAAAGAGTAGCTATTGCTAGAGCAATTGTAGGTAGACCATCCATTATTTTTGCCGATGAGCCAACAGGTAATCTTGACTCAGTAATGGGAGAGGAAGTGATGAAACTTTTGATGGAACTAAATAAAGAAGGGGCTACCATTGTGATGGTTACTCACGATGAACAACAAGCTAAAATGACAGATCGAATTATCCGAATTTTTGATGGAAAACAAGTCTCAGTTCAAGCCTCAAACCTAGCTTACTAG